In Thermoflexus hugenholtzii JAD2, a genomic segment contains:
- a CDS encoding glycosyltransferase family protein, translating to MSRTPVGMIHAFLLVAWALALALWRPVPAHNDEAYVLWAIRTHDLPGLIATGLRLDGQPPLYPVLLWAIQQLPLFRSVPMLYLIGLLLAFPFYPVMFRLARSLGGERAGISLLALLAFNPFLAGLMMFLRAYPLTLMLSALTLWLAAKADRRPTLARGLAWGLAGLALLFTFYYGVFLIAAAFIWLLRRPGAGRRRQAAWPGVILPGLAGALWAYFALAPALAIVIRHQGNPGIHPSPLEMVGNLWLTLWSGWAADARFALAAGSAMLLILAWALSIAIRRGLPALGFPLLTGSLALAGFLLVGWRYNFFAARYGVVALPSLLLALALILVHSPRRVQALAVGCAGLLGLIGLSRTILAYTALPENNPWYAEVVTALLERVAPGEVVVVQAPWHYQALLMYAPDAPWHLFDLNEEARWREALRDRPVVWLLGVPAYRGNWEVLEGALAGWIRTVEKEWPAPADAALVRYVPPPEAPSWQPLSVSFEGGLVLEAAALELQGPPGILRVGLRLRAAAPISQPYTLFVHLLDPAGRWIAGSDAEPPIPTPAMQPGASVTFWHALQVPTWLPAGVYPVTAGAYPTGSNGWPRLRTRTGEDVARLGTVSITPRPAWLDSRDGWRCGDLLLSRLTVMRLTSYRQEGPDIFPESGRPDRLWVQAAWRVEAAGAGLPEVIVETDRGVQQLAWQTSSALDVRYAAGEAVVGVWEGEIPPDLRTRRLIVRCPRGEAEIPAYTLSRQRWRWNYSWVFWNRMP from the coding sequence ATGTCGCGCACCCCCGTCGGGATGATCCACGCCTTTCTCCTCGTCGCCTGGGCTCTGGCCCTGGCCCTCTGGCGGCCCGTCCCGGCCCACAACGATGAGGCCTACGTCCTCTGGGCCATCCGCACCCACGATCTCCCCGGCCTCATCGCCACCGGGCTGCGCCTGGACGGCCAGCCCCCCCTTTATCCCGTTCTCCTCTGGGCGATCCAGCAGCTCCCCCTCTTCCGCTCCGTTCCCATGCTTTACCTCATCGGTCTCCTCCTCGCTTTCCCTTTCTATCCGGTGATGTTCCGGCTGGCCCGCTCGCTTGGGGGGGAACGAGCCGGGATATCGCTTCTGGCCCTCTTGGCTTTCAACCCCTTCCTGGCCGGTCTGATGATGTTCCTGCGCGCTTACCCCCTCACGCTGATGCTGAGCGCCCTGACCCTCTGGCTTGCCGCGAAAGCCGACCGCCGTCCAACCCTTGCCCGCGGGCTGGCGTGGGGGCTGGCGGGCCTCGCCCTGCTTTTCACGTTCTATTACGGGGTCTTCCTGATCGCTGCCGCTTTCATCTGGCTCCTGCGACGGCCCGGAGCGGGTCGACGCAGGCAGGCGGCCTGGCCCGGTGTGATCCTGCCCGGGCTGGCCGGCGCGCTATGGGCTTACTTCGCCCTGGCCCCTGCCCTGGCCATCGTGATCCGCCATCAAGGGAACCCCGGCATCCATCCCAGCCCGCTGGAGATGGTGGGGAACCTCTGGCTCACCCTCTGGAGCGGATGGGCCGCGGATGCCCGCTTCGCCCTCGCGGCCGGCAGCGCGATGCTCCTCATCCTGGCTTGGGCGCTAAGCATCGCGATCCGCCGCGGGCTCCCCGCTTTGGGTTTCCCGCTCCTGACGGGAAGCCTCGCGCTGGCCGGCTTCCTTCTGGTCGGCTGGCGCTACAACTTCTTCGCCGCGCGCTACGGGGTGGTGGCCCTGCCCTCGCTCCTTCTGGCCCTCGCCCTCATCCTGGTCCACTCCCCCCGCCGGGTCCAAGCCCTCGCCGTCGGATGTGCCGGGCTGCTCGGGCTGATCGGCCTCTCCCGGACCATCCTCGCTTACACCGCTCTGCCCGAAAACAACCCCTGGTATGCGGAGGTCGTGACGGCGCTCCTCGAACGCGTCGCCCCGGGGGAGGTCGTGGTGGTCCAGGCCCCCTGGCACTATCAAGCCTTGCTAATGTATGCGCCCGACGCGCCATGGCATCTCTTCGATCTCAACGAGGAAGCCCGCTGGCGGGAGGCCCTCCGCGACCGTCCGGTCGTCTGGCTCCTCGGCGTCCCGGCCTATCGCGGGAACTGGGAGGTCCTCGAGGGGGCCCTGGCCGGCTGGATCCGAACCGTGGAGAAAGAATGGCCCGCGCCGGCGGACGCCGCCCTCGTGCGCTACGTCCCTCCGCCGGAGGCCCCCTCGTGGCAACCGCTCTCCGTCTCCTTCGAGGGCGGGCTGGTCCTCGAGGCGGCGGCCCTGGAGCTCCAGGGCCCGCCGGGGATCCTGCGGGTGGGCCTGCGATTGCGCGCCGCCGCCCCCATCTCGCAGCCCTACACCCTGTTCGTTCACCTGCTGGATCCCGCCGGCCGGTGGATCGCCGGCAGCGACGCGGAGCCGCCCATCCCCACCCCGGCGATGCAGCCGGGAGCTTCTGTCACCTTCTGGCACGCCCTCCAGGTCCCCACCTGGCTGCCGGCAGGGGTTTATCCGGTGACCGCCGGGGCCTATCCGACGGGGTCCAATGGATGGCCCCGCCTGCGCACCCGAACCGGCGAGGACGTGGCCCGGCTGGGAACTGTGTCCATCACCCCCCGCCCGGCCTGGCTCGACAGCCGGGACGGGTGGCGGTGCGGGGACCTGCTCCTGAGCCGCCTCACAGTGATGCGCTTGACGTCTTACCGGCAGGAGGGGCCGGACATCTTCCCGGAGTCGGGCCGGCCGGATCGCCTCTGGGTTCAGGCGGCCTGGCGGGTGGAAGCCGCAGGGGCGGGGCTGCCGGAGGTGATCGTGGAGACCGACAGAGGCGTGCAACAACTGGCGTGGCAGACATCCTCCGCCCTCGACGTCCGGTATGCTGCGGGTGAGGCCGTTGTCGGAGTCTGGGAGGGAGAGATCCCGCCGGATCTTCGCACACGCCGGCTGATCGTGCGGTGCCCCCGCGGAGAGGCTGAGATCCCCGCCTACACCCTGTCCCGCCAGCGCTGGCGCTGGAACTACAGCTGGGTTTTCTGGAATCGAATGCCATAA
- a CDS encoding glycosyltransferase family 39 protein — MSMRWGVLATIPLTFWVTLALMPPELAQIDEKHVLWQASSYGVIEIARNLTRDSHPPLYYWLVHLWWEMSGFDRPYAYRVLSILLGLTALPLAFQLGKQAAGPRVGMWAAILLALNPFFIFQLFLIRMYGSVIALGAASTWVWLLLLRRPSPRRWLIWIILQGALLFIHYYSVLLLLAQILILGLYRPRGWQVGLTLSTLLWSAFGFWLLWAYPGSLENTVRNLSAIPVRPRPWEVLEHFWASWLTGPLSDGHFARAAGLATALGALAVWICKEPRKRAPLPVQWRLIGMVSWLPLAMGAGIALRWPFFGARYFAMVLIPFLVWVITPIALRARWFVITFLVPGLISLPAMPLIQSFPDAGDTKEIAAMQILGGEDPILIQAWWHSLWPEYPRFRSYDWNDPRQRAIVLSQHPSFWFIGVTLYRGNWEEWVTDLQRTHTVDFYTEIDHFVPERRATVIHFTRKAQPVRWDPFTVRWENGLQLQAIGRIDESAKPGHPLRIALRMSTDRPLTSRWTLFLHLVDEHGQLWSNWDAEPEPGVQHWAPGQTIEVHRSLLIPLYTPPGRYRLQIGWYPTGAPGFPRLPLEGGASDSLIIGEIEVHPRVDPARVGSLSAGPVEVEPPVARMVQGIDGWRLEVQVRWRSRSYARVSGWQVMLRTPDGSIPLQRAYRIPDATVVTPGWLTEIWISPPLSGTRPALSVLEILYEGHRIIGRPVWIFPADTGWVYGWVFLNRFPR, encoded by the coding sequence ATGAGCATGCGCTGGGGAGTGCTGGCAACTATACCGCTGACATTCTGGGTTACGCTGGCCTTGATGCCTCCTGAGCTCGCTCAGATCGATGAGAAGCATGTGCTCTGGCAGGCTTCCTCTTATGGGGTGATCGAGATCGCCCGCAATCTGACGCGGGACAGCCATCCCCCACTTTATTACTGGCTGGTCCATTTATGGTGGGAGATGAGCGGCTTTGACCGGCCTTATGCCTATCGGGTGCTTTCTATCCTCCTGGGACTGACTGCGCTCCCGTTGGCTTTCCAACTCGGCAAGCAAGCGGCGGGGCCCCGCGTCGGGATGTGGGCCGCTATTCTGCTCGCTTTAAATCCCTTTTTCATCTTCCAGCTTTTCCTGATCCGTATGTATGGGAGCGTGATCGCCCTGGGCGCTGCATCGACATGGGTATGGTTGCTCTTGCTGCGGCGCCCCTCCCCCCGCCGGTGGTTGATATGGATCATCCTTCAGGGGGCTCTGCTGTTCATCCACTATTACAGCGTTCTGCTGCTTCTTGCACAGATCTTGATCCTCGGGCTTTACCGCCCCCGGGGCTGGCAGGTCGGGCTGACGCTCTCCACGCTGTTGTGGAGCGCCTTCGGGTTCTGGCTCCTTTGGGCCTATCCTGGAAGCCTGGAAAACACGGTGCGCAACCTTTCGGCGATCCCGGTGCGACCTCGGCCCTGGGAGGTCCTTGAGCACTTCTGGGCCAGCTGGCTAACCGGCCCTCTGAGCGATGGACACTTCGCCCGAGCAGCGGGGCTGGCCACCGCGCTGGGAGCTCTCGCCGTGTGGATATGCAAAGAGCCTCGGAAACGAGCTCCTCTCCCTGTTCAATGGCGACTGATCGGGATGGTTTCGTGGTTGCCCCTGGCGATGGGAGCCGGAATCGCATTGCGATGGCCCTTCTTCGGTGCAAGATACTTCGCGATGGTCCTTATCCCTTTCCTCGTGTGGGTCATCACCCCGATTGCGCTTCGAGCGCGGTGGTTTGTCATAACCTTCCTCGTGCCGGGCCTGATCAGTTTGCCTGCAATGCCCCTTATCCAGAGCTTCCCGGATGCCGGGGATACGAAAGAGATCGCAGCCATGCAAATCCTTGGGGGCGAGGACCCCATTCTGATCCAGGCCTGGTGGCATTCTCTTTGGCCAGAGTATCCAAGATTCCGCTCTTACGACTGGAATGATCCCCGTCAGCGTGCCATCGTCCTTTCACAACACCCATCCTTCTGGTTCATCGGGGTAACCCTCTACCGAGGTAATTGGGAGGAGTGGGTCACCGATCTCCAGCGGACTCACACCGTTGACTTTTACACGGAGATCGACCACTTCGTCCCCGAGCGTCGAGCGACCGTCATTCACTTCACCCGAAAAGCCCAGCCCGTCCGTTGGGATCCATTCACTGTCAGATGGGAAAACGGATTACAGCTCCAAGCGATCGGCCGGATCGATGAAAGCGCCAAACCCGGTCATCCGCTCCGCATCGCCCTTCGCATGAGCACAGATCGTCCCCTCACAAGCCGATGGACGCTCTTTCTGCACCTGGTGGATGAGCATGGCCAGCTTTGGTCAAATTGGGATGCAGAGCCGGAGCCTGGAGTCCAGCACTGGGCTCCCGGTCAAACCATTGAAGTGCATCGCAGCCTGTTGATCCCTCTTTACACACCTCCCGGCAGGTATCGGCTTCAGATCGGCTGGTATCCGACCGGAGCTCCCGGATTTCCCAGGCTTCCTCTGGAGGGAGGTGCCAGCGATTCTCTGATCATCGGAGAGATAGAGGTCCACCCGCGCGTTGATCCCGCGCGTGTCGGGAGCCTCTCTGCCGGCCCCGTAGAAGTAGAACCTCCTGTAGCCCGCATGGTCCAAGGTATCGATGGGTGGCGGCTGGAAGTTCAGGTGCGCTGGCGCAGTCGGAGCTATGCCCGCGTCTCAGGATGGCAAGTGATGCTGCGCACCCCTGATGGATCCATACCTCTGCAACGCGCATATCGAATTCCAGATGCCACAGTGGTAACGCCGGGATGGCTTACAGAGATCTGGATCAGTCCCCCGCTTTCGGGCACCCGACCTGCTTTGAGCGTTTTAGAGATTCTCTACGAAGGCCATCGCATTATAGGGCGCCCTGTATGGATTTTCCCGGCTGACACGGGCTGGGTTTATGGATGGGTGTTCCTGAATCGCTTTCCACGCTGA
- the metG gene encoding methionine--tRNA ligase, with protein sequence MAEKVLVCVAWPYANGPLHLGHIAGAYLPADIFARYHRLKGNQVLMVSGSDSHGTPITVQADREGISPRELFERYHRVFLETWQKYGISFDLFTHTDTENHHRVSQDMFLRLLENGYLFRQTQRQFYSEVSRRFLPDRYIEGTCPICGYERARGDQCERCGTLLEATQLIHPRSRIDGSTPVLRETEHYFFNLPAFTEPLLNYLRDKGYWRPNVLTFTLNYIRQGLQPRPITRDLDWGIPVPLEGFEGKVLYVWFEAVIGYLSATIEWAALQGRPEAWKDWWYDPAAKIVYFIGKDNIPFHTIIWPAQLIGTGRLYEEDPSRRFTLPYDVPANEFLNLEGDKFSTSRNWAVWALDAASRYAVDALRYYLTAIMPETQDSEFRWIDFIRHNNEELLSIWGNLVHRVLTFAARHFDGQVPMPGRMEPRDAEVLARVDVSFETVGRLIEGCRFRQALETVMGLAAEVNRYLNEREPWKEIREDRNRAATTLYVAMRAIDSLKIMFAPFLPFSSQRVHEMLGYEGDLVGRLTVRAVAERTREHLVLTYEADPRIRWEPSRLTPGQRLREIRPLFEKIDEGRAEEERARLGQPTA encoded by the coding sequence ATGGCGGAGAAGGTGCTGGTGTGCGTGGCTTGGCCCTACGCTAACGGCCCCCTGCATCTCGGGCATATCGCCGGCGCTTACCTGCCGGCGGACATCTTCGCCCGCTACCACCGCCTGAAAGGAAACCAGGTCCTCATGGTCTCCGGTTCGGATTCCCACGGGACCCCCATCACCGTCCAGGCGGATCGGGAGGGGATCTCGCCCCGGGAGCTGTTCGAGCGCTATCATCGGGTCTTCCTGGAGACCTGGCAGAAGTACGGCATCTCCTTCGATCTTTTCACCCACACTGACACGGAGAACCATCATCGGGTCTCCCAGGACATGTTCCTGCGCCTGTTGGAGAACGGCTATCTGTTCCGGCAGACCCAGCGCCAGTTCTACTCGGAGGTCTCCCGTCGCTTCCTTCCTGATCGCTACATTGAGGGCACGTGCCCGATCTGCGGCTACGAGCGGGCCCGGGGGGACCAGTGCGAGCGATGCGGGACGTTGCTGGAGGCCACCCAGCTCATCCATCCCCGCAGCCGAATCGACGGCAGCACCCCGGTGCTGCGGGAGACGGAGCACTATTTCTTCAACCTGCCGGCTTTCACCGAGCCGCTCCTGAACTACCTCCGGGACAAAGGCTACTGGCGCCCCAACGTCCTGACCTTCACCCTGAACTACATCCGCCAGGGCCTCCAGCCCCGTCCCATCACCCGCGACCTGGACTGGGGCATCCCGGTCCCCCTGGAGGGATTCGAGGGGAAGGTCCTCTACGTCTGGTTCGAGGCCGTCATCGGCTACCTCTCCGCCACCATCGAGTGGGCCGCCCTGCAGGGCCGCCCTGAGGCCTGGAAGGACTGGTGGTATGATCCGGCGGCGAAGATCGTCTATTTCATCGGAAAGGACAACATCCCCTTCCACACCATCATCTGGCCGGCCCAGCTGATCGGCACCGGCCGCCTCTATGAGGAGGACCCGTCCCGGCGCTTCACCCTCCCCTACGACGTCCCGGCCAACGAGTTCCTCAACCTGGAGGGGGACAAGTTCTCCACCAGCCGCAACTGGGCTGTGTGGGCCCTGGACGCCGCATCCCGCTACGCCGTGGACGCCCTGCGGTATTACCTGACGGCGATCATGCCGGAAACCCAGGATTCGGAGTTCCGGTGGATCGATTTCATCCGCCACAACAACGAGGAACTCCTCTCCATCTGGGGTAACCTGGTCCATCGGGTGCTCACTTTCGCCGCCCGCCATTTCGACGGCCAGGTGCCCATGCCCGGCCGGATGGAACCGCGCGACGCCGAGGTCCTGGCCCGGGTGGACGTCTCCTTCGAAACCGTGGGGCGCCTGATCGAGGGCTGTCGCTTCCGACAGGCCCTGGAGACGGTGATGGGACTGGCCGCCGAGGTGAACCGCTACCTGAACGAGCGGGAGCCCTGGAAGGAGATCCGCGAGGATCGAAACCGGGCGGCCACCACCCTCTACGTGGCCATGCGGGCCATCGACAGCCTGAAGATCATGTTCGCGCCCTTCCTTCCCTTCTCCAGCCAGCGGGTCCACGAGATGCTCGGCTACGAGGGAGACCTGGTGGGGCGGCTGACGGTGCGCGCGGTGGCCGAGCGGACCCGGGAGCACCTCGTCCTCACATACGAGGCCGACCCGCGGATCCGCTGGGAGCCCAGCCGGCTGACACCCGGCCAGCGCCTGAGGGAGATCCGCCCGCTGTTCGAGAAGATCGATGAGGGACGCGCCGAGGAGGAACGGGCTCGCCTGGGCCAGCCGACGGCATAG
- a CDS encoding phosphoribosyltransferase: MRREILSWGDVEALIDHLLPQLRGPFDALLMITRGGIVPGGMIAEALDIKYILTAAVRFPEAQDLSRVKLFTWPTFLQFPEDELLRGRRVLIVDDVWASGRTINTVRSRVEAAGGYPETAVLHYKPRESLFRHGPTYYAAVTDAYIIYPWELRRGTEGVRPMEPLG; this comes from the coding sequence ATGCGACGGGAGATCCTCTCATGGGGAGATGTCGAGGCGCTGATCGACCACTTGCTGCCCCAGCTGCGGGGGCCCTTCGATGCCCTGCTCATGATCACCCGGGGCGGCATCGTCCCCGGAGGGATGATCGCCGAGGCCCTGGACATCAAATACATCCTGACCGCCGCGGTCCGCTTCCCGGAGGCCCAGGACCTGAGCCGGGTCAAGTTGTTCACATGGCCGACCTTCCTGCAGTTCCCGGAGGATGAGCTGCTGCGGGGCCGACGGGTGCTCATCGTGGATGACGTGTGGGCCAGCGGCCGCACCATCAACACCGTCCGCAGCCGCGTGGAGGCCGCTGGAGGATATCCGGAGACCGCCGTGCTGCATTACAAGCCCCGGGAGTCCCTCTTCCGCCACGGGCCAACGTATTACGCGGCCGTGACCGACGCCTACATCATTTATCCCTGGGAGCTGCGCCGCGGCACCGAGGGGGTCCGTCCGATGGAGCCTCTCGGTTAG
- a CDS encoding TrmH family RNA methyltransferase: MLRITSPANEKVKRVRALLEQRKARQAYRQMVLESPRLIDEALRFALRHPDYRLAFAFYAEPTPRAQETLARLQAAGVPCYEVTPAILRMCTDAETPQGLIAVAPIPELPWPAAPTFLLLLDRVQEPGNVGAVLRSAAAAGAEGVLIPPGTADPWHPKAVRAGAGAHFVLPVRRISWPELPQQVEGTALWLATPEGERTYWEVDWREPVTLVLGGEAAGPGPQVRSLPHRTVRIPMARGMESLNVAVAAALLLYEVARQRGWGRVAGSEGG, from the coding sequence ATGCTTCGGATCACCAGCCCCGCCAACGAGAAGGTGAAGCGGGTGCGGGCGCTTCTGGAACAGCGGAAGGCCCGCCAGGCTTACCGTCAGATGGTTCTGGAAAGCCCGCGTCTGATCGACGAGGCCCTTCGCTTCGCCCTTCGGCACCCGGACTACCGTCTGGCGTTCGCCTTCTACGCTGAGCCCACCCCCCGGGCTCAGGAGACCCTTGCCCGCCTGCAGGCAGCAGGGGTCCCCTGTTATGAGGTCACCCCGGCCATCCTCCGGATGTGCACGGACGCCGAGACCCCCCAGGGCCTGATCGCAGTGGCCCCCATCCCGGAGCTGCCGTGGCCGGCCGCTCCGACCTTCCTCCTGCTGCTGGATCGGGTTCAGGAGCCGGGCAACGTCGGCGCGGTATTGCGAAGCGCCGCGGCCGCCGGGGCGGAGGGAGTGCTCATCCCCCCGGGGACGGCAGACCCGTGGCATCCGAAGGCGGTGCGGGCGGGAGCGGGAGCCCACTTCGTCCTGCCGGTGCGTCGGATCTCGTGGCCGGAGCTCCCCCAGCAGGTCGAGGGCACGGCCCTCTGGCTGGCCACCCCAGAGGGGGAGCGCACCTACTGGGAGGTGGACTGGCGGGAGCCCGTGACCCTGGTCCTGGGCGGCGAGGCCGCCGGCCCCGGCCCGCAGGTCCGGAGCCTTCCCCATCGCACCGTGCGCATCCCCATGGCCCGGGGGATGGAGTCCCTGAACGTGGCGGTGGCCGCGGCGCTCCTGCTCTACGAGGTGGCCCGGCAGCGCGGATGGGGGCGCGTGGCCGGATCCGAAGGGGGCTAA